In Trichocoleus sp., the genomic stretch AAAGCAGGCTATACACTAGCCCTTGGGCGTGTTGAACAATGGTTTCCATAACCGTTCAATTGAGTTTTTCTTACGCCCTTTCTTTCAGATTTTTCCTCCTTTGGCAACCCCTTGTTGAAACTGGTGCAAGATCTCAGTTAAAGATTAAGTAAGCCAGTCCTCTATTGCAAAGAAGTGGGCTATGCCGATTCGGGGTTGAAAAGCAGCTTTAAGCCGATTTTTGATTGAGTTTGCCGTGCTTTTCAAGATACCTGCAAGGGGTCATTTTCCTAAGTTTTAGTTCATGCTTTACACAAAATTATTGACACTCTTCAGCCTAAAAACTATGTCGTTGATATTGCTAAGCTTCAAACTAATCTGAACTGCAGCATTGATAGCTCACCTGCAATTCCTGATTAGAACTCTTGTATGTGGACAAACTTTTGAGGCGAATATACCCAACCGCACTAGAGCCTAGAGATGAGTAAGTAGTCAAACGGTGATTAACTTGCGAATTTGGTCTGCCATCGCTTGACCTGCACGATCGGCTGTCACAATCTCAATCTGCTCATTACTCCCGGCTCCCAGTCCTAACTCAACTGCCCGTTGAATCTGCTCTAACTGCCACACGCTTCCTTGAGAAACGGCTGAAGTTGTCCCTAACGACCTCAGGATGCCGATCGCCACAACATCCACTGCTACTCGATCCGTTCCTGCCAAAATGACTCCAGGTTTTGCCACGCTCCCCGATTCAGGTCCACCATTGACGAAGGCTTCCACGCCATCTAGTAACACCAGTGCTGGGCTGTATGCTCGGTTTGCTTCGGCAATCATCAGACGTTGATGGGGAGAGGAATGTAATTCGCTCATGTAGTTGTAGGGATCGCCCGGAACGTACTTGGCAACTAACCCAACCGTATTCTTCAACGAGAGGGTGAAATGTCCGCCAAAGCGATGGGTTTTGAGGCAGCAGGTGTTGATCACAGCCCCGGCATCTAGTGCAGGACGAGCAAAGGCAAATCCTTTCGACCAATGCGTGCCTTCTGCTGGAAAATATTGCCAGTCTTCTTTGCTTAGTTCATCTAACACGATCGCATTCAATTTATAGCGATCTGCCAGTTGAAACACGCCTTTAGTCTGCATTGCCTCACGTGTATTTGCCATGCCCGATCGATCACCGATCGTGATTTGTCCGGCTCCTGCATTTTGTAGTTCTTGTACCAAAGCTTCTAGTAGAGTGGTATCTGTGGAAGCGGGTGCAGGATCAGCCGTATTGTAGTTGGGCTTAAGGAATATCGTTTGTCCAGTAATGCCTTGGGGCTGAAGCAGATCTATTGCTTTGCGGGTGCCTGCAACCCGGTCTTCGCTGCGAACGAGAACAACTCGGCTGATATTGGATTGGTTAGGTGTCGGGGAGGTACTTTCTAAAGCAGGGATGGCAGGGTTAGCTGAATTAGATTGAACAGTAGAAGTTTGCTCTGGTGGGGTCACTGCTGCATTACAGGCAACGGAGATCGCAGTGCTACCTGCTGCCAGTCCTGCAAGCTGCAACACTTTCCGTCTGCTATAGGATTGATTAAAGTCCGGAGCTGACATAAGCCGAATCCTCTTAGACCAGGTGCCAACACAGTTATCTATACATGTAAGGTGCAGAAAAGCAGTCTTACTCTGTTGTTCGTATTGTAGCGATCGAGCCTAGCCTTTGCAGAATCCACAGCGATCAGAGAAGGTTCGATATTAAGATGGAGATTGCTTAAAGGCAAGACAAGTGTTGCAATCAAGCGAGGAACAGTCACTATATAAGGAATCACTGGCTCGAATCTAGTATTGCTCATACAAGATGTACTGGGTTTTCTTCAATTGATGCTTACGAGGTCAGCAATTGCATAAATTCTAAGTGGATTCTATAAAGCTTTTATTGGAGTTTAGTTCAATCTATTGTTGTTCATTAACATTTATTTGGCTTCTTTCCTAATTTGTTGATGCGGTCAAATTATTTGTCGATCTACTCCTCACTTCAACAGTTTCAATCCAGGTGCAAGTGATGTCACAAACCGTTCAAAAAAATCCCAGCCATACCCTGAGCGTCACCTGGGAACGACTCATTCCAAAACAGATGGCAGACGATCCGACGAGCCGCAGGATTGTAGAAGTTCATTTGTCTCGCTATCATACTGCTGCACAATATGTTGGAGGAAAACGAGTATTAGACATTGCAAGTGGTGCTGGCTATGGTACGCAGTTGCTTGGACATGCAAGCGCACAGTTTGTGCTCGGCGTTGACGTTTGTCCCCAAACCGTGAAGTATGCCCAACTGCACTA encodes the following:
- a CDS encoding DUF362 domain-containing protein — its product is MSAPDFNQSYSRRKVLQLAGLAAGSTAISVACNAAVTPPEQTSTVQSNSANPAIPALESTSPTPNQSNISRVVLVRSEDRVAGTRKAIDLLQPQGITGQTIFLKPNYNTADPAPASTDTTLLEALVQELQNAGAGQITIGDRSGMANTREAMQTKGVFQLADRYKLNAIVLDELSKEDWQYFPAEGTHWSKGFAFARPALDAGAVINTCCLKTHRFGGHFTLSLKNTVGLVAKYVPGDPYNYMSELHSSPHQRLMIAEANRAYSPALVLLDGVEAFVNGGPESGSVAKPGVILAGTDRVAVDVVAIGILRSLGTTSAVSQGSVWQLEQIQRAVELGLGAGSNEQIEIVTADRAGQAMADQIRKLITV